From the genome of Pseudomonas sp. FP453:
CGCCCATTTTCGGGCCCCAGAATTGCAGTTTTCCGGCGACGGTGGCCTTGATGTGATCGACCACCGGTTGTGGTGCCAGCACCTTGGCGTCGGGGAACGCGGCGGTGAGGGTGTCGAGGCCGAAGTAGTAGTCCGGGTCGCCGTGGCTGATGTAGATGGTGGTCAGGTGCTTGCCGCTGGCGCGGATCTTCTGCACCAGCTGTTCGGCCTGGGCCTTGCCGAATTGCGCGTCCACCAGGATCGCGTCTTTCGCGCCGCTGACCAGCACCGAGCTGACCGGGAAGATCGCGGCTTCGCCGGGGTTGTACACGTCGAGGGTCAGGTCGGCCGCGGCCGCATGGGCGGCGAACGCCAGGGCGGCGGTGGCCAGGGTCAAGCGTTTGAGGGTGGACAGCATCGGGCAGCTCCAGCAGTCGATTCAAAGGATGCACAGAGCTTAGTTGCACCAAACGCAACTAAAAATGCGATGCTGGGACATAGTTTGTTTCTGAAATCGGGCAGATCATGGATCGTCTTCAAGCAATGCGCGTGTTTGTCACTGTGGTGGACCTGGGCAGCCAGTCCGCCGCCGCCGATCATCTGGACCTGTCGCGCCCGGTGGTCTCGCGCTACCTGGCGGAGCTGGAAGACTGGGTCGGCGCGCGCCTGCTGCACCGCACCACGCGCAAGCTCAGCCTGACCGCCGCCGGCAGCGAAACCCTGCCGCGTTGCCGGCAACTGCTGGAACTGAGCTGCGACATGCAGGCCGCCGTCAGCGAACCGGATGACGCGCCCCGTGGCCTGTTGCGCCTGAGCGTGAGCACCTCGTTCGGCCAGGCGCAGTTGGCCGACGCCATCGCCGACTACGTCAAGCGCTACCCGCTGGTGACGGTGGACATGCAAATGCTCGACCGCACGGTGAACCTGGTGGATGAACGCATCGACCTGGCCATCCGCACCAGCACAGACCTGGACCCCAACCTGATCGCCCGGCGCCTGACCGTCTGTCGTTCGGTGGTGTGCGCCAGCCCTGCGTATCTGCTGGAGCATCCGGCGCCGCAGAAAGTCGAGGACCTCGCGCGGCACAACTGCCTCACCCACTCCTATTTCGGCAAAAGCCTGTGGCATTTCGAAGAGGGCGGTGAGCACGTGTCGGTGCCGGTGCACGGCAATATCACCGCCAACGAGGCCAGCACCCTGTTGCGCGTGACGCTGGCCGGGGCCGGCATC
Proteins encoded in this window:
- a CDS encoding LysR family transcriptional regulator, which produces MDRLQAMRVFVTVVDLGSQSAAADHLDLSRPVVSRYLAELEDWVGARLLHRTTRKLSLTAAGSETLPRCRQLLELSCDMQAAVSEPDDAPRGLLRLSVSTSFGQAQLADAIADYVKRYPLVTVDMQMLDRTVNLVDERIDLAIRTSTDLDPNLIARRLTVCRSVVCASPAYLLEHPAPQKVEDLARHNCLTHSYFGKSLWHFEEGGEHVSVPVHGNITANEASTLLRVTLAGAGIGMLPSYQAGDHIRRGELVRLLPAAEPRQMNIYAVYASRKHMPSALRSLLDFLVERFPQEPAWDVGL